In Erigeron canadensis isolate Cc75 chromosome 7, C_canadensis_v1, whole genome shotgun sequence, one DNA window encodes the following:
- the LOC122608623 gene encoding coatomer subunit zeta-1-like: MANSARRDACPLIKNVLLLDSEGRRVAVKYYTDEWPTNSAKLAFERSVFIKTLKTNARAEAEIVMFENNVVVYKFVQDLHFFVTGGESENELALAAVLQGFSDAVTLLLRGNVDQKEALENLDMMFLCLDEIVDGGMILETDGNMIAGKVATHTMDDGAPLSEQTITQALATARDHFTRSLLR, translated from the exons ATGGCGAATTCCGCTCGTAGA GATGCATGTCCTCTCATTAAGAATGTCCTCCTTTTGGACTCGGAAGGAAGGCGTGTGGCAGTTAAGTATTATACAGATGAATGGCCGACTAATAGTGCAAAGTTAGCCTTTGAGCGTTCCGTCTTCATTAAAACACTCAAGACTAATGCCCGGGCTGAAG CGGAGATAGTGATGTTTGAGAATAACGTTGTGGTGTATAAGTTCGTGCAAGACTTGCATTTCTTTGTAACTGGGGGTGAATCTGAAAATGAATTGGCATTGGCCGCAGTCCTGCAGGGCTTTTCTGATGCAGTTACCCTTCTCCTCAG GGGTAATGTTGATCAAAAGGAGGCACTTGAAAACTTAGATATGATGTTTTTATGCCTTGACGAGATTGTCGATGGCGG GATGATTCTTGAAACAGACGGAAATATGATTGCTGGAAAAGTAGCTACACATACAATGGATGATGGAGCTCCTTTGTCGGAACAG ACAATCACCCAAGCCTTGGCGACGGCTCGCGATCATTTCACAAGATCACTTCTCAGATAA